The Juglans regia cultivar Chandler chromosome 6, Walnut 2.0, whole genome shotgun sequence genome contains the following window.
GGTGAGGTCAtctcttaatttcttctttgaattattattttttaattttttttaaaaaaatatatttttattttagtaggTACATATAGCAAGTCTATAGGTGTTGGGGTGTTATAAGTCACGTGACATGAAATGCAATAATGAGAATGGTGGAAGAATTAATTCAATCAATCTAGAAATATAATAGagtaaaaacttgaattttagAGTTAGGAGGCCATATTATTCATTCAGCAAACAGTAAAAActattgtaataattaatgtaagacaaatatattaaatataaatataaaaaaggaaaaaggaaagataGCAGGAAGAgccttttttttcattaattaatcacTAAGGCATACAAAAGTCCAGTCCATAACAAGGTAAGTTTACATTGTGCTTTGCTTTAGTGGCAAAACTTCATGTTGATTGGTGAAGCTGCTTCGATGTTCTCCAACTGTGCAAAATCTTGCCAAAAACATCATAGAATATAATTTCTGCATCCATCTTGTTCAGCTGGACAGACATGAAACCCTGTCCATCATAGAAGAACTTCAGGCCACCTCTATTCAGTCCTTTAATGTCTCCTCTCCATGCCTTGGACCCAGCTCCACTAGTTAGAAATTGTATAGGGCTGCAACAAGTTTCAGCATTAGTGAAATACAAAGTTGCTGCAATTTTAGACAAGGGTGTAAATTCAGATGTTGTTTACCTGTTTGTGTCACTTATATGCTCAAGGCAATGGTCATGCCCATTCATGTAAAAATCAACATTGTTGGCCTGTTATTTTGAATGACATTAACAGAATTTAGCTTCAGTGAACTGATTTTATCGCTTTCTGCTGCTTAATGAGGCAGAAGAAACCAAAACAACAGAAATTCTTAAAGCCCTTTTGTTCTTCCATAGTTATATAAGAACTGAAGAGTGGTTTCTGACAATGTTATTAACCTGAAGCACTGGGAGAAGCCACTTTGAAAGTTCCTTTATATCACCATGATGTCCAACACTTTTGATGGCATGGTGACCAACAACAATCTTCCATTTTGCTGTTGACTCTTTCAATGCCAATTCAACATCCTATTACAAAGGTTTGTGAGCAATATAGAAAGTTTGATTCATTAAAATTGCTCCCAAAATTTGatatattcaaagaaaaaaaaaatacctttaaTAGGTTTGCAATGTAAAGCTTGCGAGAGTGGAAGCCCCTCCAATCATAGGTATGGTCCTTTGTATCAGTAAAGTATGCATTGACAAAAGGAGTGGTGTCCACAAATATAATCTCGGCTAATCCTACAAAACACAGCCATAGAGGAAAACTAAATTTCATTGGGTGCCAATGCCAGGCTAGAAAAGGATCCTCTCCATTTGAAATGGATAATATCTATTTAGTCTAAAATATGGTGAATGTTGGACATTTCAGGTTATGTTGACATGTGAAATGCTTGAATGTAAGATCAATTTACCAGAATTCACAATAAAAGATCTCAGGCAGAGCCATCTACTATCAATTTTCCTGAGGAGAGGGCTCAATTGTGCTTCTGCATTGCCCCTATAATCATGGTTGCCCAAAACTGCATAGGAATTAAACTGAATTACATCATACCTTCAAATTGTTATAGATAagtacaagaaaaaaagattgaaatttTTTGGTTTATCCATCTAATTTAAGTTGAAGTTCGAACTTACCACTGTACCACTGTTTCTGCAGGCTGTTGGCTGTGTATACTTTGGTAAATGATTCCTCAAATGCTGTATCCTGTTCACTAGTCAGTCCATCATCATAGAAATTATCTCCTGTTGAAACTACAAAGTTGATGTCTAGCTTCTCTCCAATCCTTCCCATCTACAAGCAAGAATCATAACAAAGCATACTCTGTGAGCGCATTAGAATACAAGCATGACTCATCACAAAAGAGAATCAGAAcaagttctttcttttccttcttggTTTTTTCTCTAAAACACAAACCATAAATTCTCGAAAGAACTTGACTTGGATTTGAATTTCACAAGCACCTACAACATAATAGAGAAGATAAACAAGTAGAACCTGATGAGCAACTTGAGATTGGTTGAAAGCCCCTCTTCTTCCCCAGTCCCCAACGACCAAAAAGCTAAGCGACCCATCACTTTTGGTGGGGTGCTCAAACCTTTGAAGCTCTGCAGATGAATGGAAGAAACAAAGGCCAGAGGTAATGGTAAAGAGAAGGCACAGAGCCACatttttcttacagagaacCGCCATTTATGGCACTTCAGAGGAGGTCGAAGACAGACCCAGAGATTTATAGAATGGTAAAAGTAGTCGCAAAATGGAAGAGAATGATGGGGATCTTTCTCAGTCTAAACGTCAAAAGTCAGAGTCTTTTTATCAGCAGAAAAAGTAGGTAATGTTAGGTGGTAACAGGGGGAAAGACCCAAAGACTGGTAAGTTGGGACAGGTTGGGATTGGTGGACCAGGAGatgacaaagaaaaaaatggatcatattCGAACATAAACCTTTGGCGTTTAAGAACATGGTATTATATTCCAAGAGTGTAACAAAACGAAACCATTGTCATGCATAGAGCATATATGTCATCGAAGTTTATGCTGTAGAAACGATGATGGAGGTGAAAGTGAATCACTTTCCGAAATGGCTTACCATCTTAATGGAATCTACCTGATCAGTATAGTATTTTAAGATAAACACTTGATCGAACAAcccttttgaaaaaagataaattttgttaagtgaatctcatttcttttttaagaaaaaaaacttgcgCAAGTAGatagtttataattaaaacatatgaGGGTGGTGGGGGCACAAAACCGCTGGTTCCAGGGGTGTGGGACTGGGGAAACTGTGCGGCTAACCGATACTGGAACAGTATGGGCGGGAGGTGGGGCCTTTGTAGCATTAATTTTGCAGGTTGCAGGTCGCGAAAGGGACACAGGAAAGAGCGGCGGATGCATAGTGAGGTTGATTGGGAATCTGGGATTGGTTTTAAGAGAGAAAGTACAAGAGATCTACACA
Protein-coding sequences here:
- the LOC108980214 gene encoding purple acid phosphatase 17-like; its protein translation is MAVLCKKNVALCLLFTITSGLCFFHSSAELQRFEHPTKSDGSLSFLVVGDWGRRGAFNQSQVAHQMGRIGEKLDINFVVSTGDNFYDDGLTSEQDTAFEESFTKVYTANSLQKQWYSVLGNHDYRGNAEAQLSPLLRKIDSRWLCLRSFIVNSGLAEIIFVDTTPFVNAYFTDTKDHTYDWRGFHSRKLYIANLLKDVELALKESTAKWKIVVGHHAIKSVGHHGDIKELSKWLLPVLQANNVDFYMNGHDHCLEHISDTNSPIQFLTSGAGSKAWRGDIKGLNRGGLKFFYDGQGFMSVQLNKMDAEIIFYDVFGKILHSWRTSKQLHQST